The following proteins come from a genomic window of Chryseobacterium glaciei:
- a CDS encoding sodium-translocating pyrophosphatase encodes MDLFVLVPIFGVIALLYTFFQSNWVSKQNAGNEKMKIISGHIADGAMAFLKAEYKVLSYFVVIVAILLAVMGMTSANSHWSIGIAFIFGAIFSALAGFIGMKIATKANVRTAEAARTSLSKALKVSFAGGSVMGMGVAGLAVLGLGSLYLIIKQIFAPNAPVDSYEMERTIEILTGFSLGAESIALFARVGGGIYTKAADVGADLVGKVEAGIPEDDPRNPATIADNVGDNVGDVAGMGADLFGSYVATVLATMVLGRETISDDSFGGFAPILLPMLIAGTGIIFSMIGTLFVRINDNEGSSTSSVQNALNLGNWGSIVITAVASYFLVTYILPDKMILRGHEFTKMGVFGAIMVGLVVGTLMSIITEYYTAMGKRPVLSIVRQSSTGHATNIIGGLAVGMESTLLPIIVLAGGIYGSYLCAGLYGVAIAAAGMMATTAMQLAIDAFGPIADNAGGIAEMSELPKEVREKTDILDAVGNTTAATGKGFAIASAALTALALFAAFVGIAGIDGIDIYRADVLAGLFVGGMIPFIFSSLAITAVGQAAMAMVEEVRRQFREIPGILEGKAEPEYEKCVAISTDASIRKMMLPGAIAIISPLLMGFIFGPEVLGGFLAGATVCGVLMGMFQNNAGGAWDNAKKSFEKGANINGQTYYKGSEPHKASVTGDTVGDPFKDTSGPSMNILIKLMSIVSLVIAPTLAVLHKDKIETNRKAKIESLLAMEGAHSVSSINTGNTAVTLAPKEVKGHLNEDGDFVYETGTIEEIKLKGGKAIKIGEGSQLYQMYNAVKLKNQTVLDPNNWYTIENLYFQSGSSDLKPGSDAQLTNLAEILNAYPDLKVKLGGYTDNTGNPESNQKLSNLRAQTAKLKLLELGISSDRIEAEGYGAQYPVCEGNDTDECKAKNRRIDVRVLSL; translated from the coding sequence ATGGATCTATTTGTGTTAGTACCAATTTTTGGTGTGATTGCTTTGCTCTATACTTTTTTCCAAAGTAACTGGGTAAGTAAGCAAAATGCCGGAAATGAAAAGATGAAAATTATCAGCGGACATATCGCTGACGGTGCTATGGCTTTTCTAAAGGCCGAGTACAAAGTTTTAAGCTATTTCGTAGTTATTGTAGCCATTTTATTAGCCGTGATGGGTATGACCAGTGCCAATTCGCATTGGAGCATCGGGATTGCTTTTATTTTTGGCGCCATATTTTCTGCATTGGCAGGTTTCATCGGAATGAAGATCGCTACGAAAGCCAATGTAAGAACCGCAGAAGCCGCAAGAACATCTCTTTCAAAAGCGCTTAAAGTTTCATTTGCAGGAGGTTCTGTAATGGGAATGGGAGTTGCCGGACTGGCCGTATTAGGATTAGGATCTTTGTATTTAATTATAAAACAAATTTTTGCCCCGAATGCCCCCGTTGATTCATATGAAATGGAAAGAACGATAGAAATTCTTACCGGATTTTCTCTTGGAGCAGAATCTATTGCCCTTTTTGCAAGAGTTGGCGGTGGTATTTACACGAAAGCGGCCGATGTTGGAGCCGATTTAGTTGGAAAAGTTGAAGCAGGAATTCCGGAAGACGATCCTAGAAATCCGGCTACGATAGCAGATAACGTAGGAGATAATGTTGGGGATGTAGCAGGGATGGGAGCCGATTTATTCGGATCTTATGTGGCAACAGTTTTAGCGACAATGGTTTTGGGAAGAGAGACGATCTCTGATGATTCATTCGGAGGCTTTGCACCGATTCTTTTGCCGATGCTGATTGCCGGAACAGGAATTATATTTTCAATGATAGGAACTTTATTTGTCAGAATTAATGATAATGAAGGTTCATCAACTTCAAGTGTTCAGAATGCTTTAAATCTAGGAAACTGGGGAAGTATCGTTATTACGGCAGTCGCTTCCTATTTTCTGGTAACTTATATTCTTCCTGACAAAATGATTTTAAGAGGTCATGAATTCACTAAAATGGGTGTTTTCGGGGCAATCATGGTCGGGTTGGTTGTGGGAACTTTAATGAGTATCATCACAGAATATTATACGGCAATGGGCAAAAGACCTGTTTTAAGTATCGTAAGACAATCTTCCACTGGGCACGCAACAAACATCATTGGCGGATTAGCCGTTGGGATGGAATCAACTTTACTTCCGATCATTGTTTTGGCGGGAGGAATTTACGGTTCTTACTTATGCGCCGGATTGTACGGTGTTGCCATTGCTGCCGCAGGAATGATGGCTACAACAGCAATGCAGCTGGCAATTGATGCTTTCGGACCCATAGCAGATAACGCGGGAGGAATTGCCGAAATGAGCGAATTACCCAAAGAAGTTCGTGAAAAAACAGATATTTTAGATGCGGTAGGCAATACCACGGCAGCAACAGGGAAAGGTTTTGCCATTGCTTCTGCTGCTTTGACGGCTTTAGCTCTATTTGCCGCTTTCGTAGGAATTGCAGGAATCGATGGTATTGATATTTACAGAGCTGATGTTCTAGCAGGATTGTTTGTTGGCGGAATGATTCCGTTTATCTTTTCATCATTGGCAATTACAGCGGTTGGACAAGCCGCAATGGCAATGGTAGAGGAAGTAAGAAGACAGTTCCGTGAAATTCCAGGGATTTTAGAAGGAAAAGCAGAACCCGAGTATGAAAAATGTGTCGCTATTTCTACAGACGCATCGATCAGAAAAATGATGTTGCCGGGAGCAATTGCCATTATTTCTCCTCTTTTAATGGGATTTATTTTCGGTCCTGAAGTTCTAGGTGGATTTTTAGCCGGAGCAACAGTGTGTGGTGTTTTGATGGGAATGTTCCAGAATAATGCCGGCGGTGCGTGGGATAATGCTAAAAAATCATTTGAAAAAGGAGCGAATATCAATGGACAGACCTATTACAAAGGCTCAGAGCCGCATAAAGCTTCAGTAACGGGTGATACGGTCGGAGATCCGTTTAAAGATACTTCTGGGCCATCCATGAATATTTTAATTAAATTAATGTCAATTGTGTCATTAGTGATCGCGCCGACTTTAGCAGTTTTACATAAAGATAAAATTGAAACGAACAGAAAAGCTAAAATTGAAAGCTTACTGGCAATGGAAGGTGCTCATTCGGTTTCTTCTATAAATACAGGAAATACGGCGGTAACCTTAGCTCCAAAAGAAGTTAAAGGTCATTTAAATGAAGACGGAGATTTTGTATATGAAACCGGAACTATCGAAGAGATAAAACTGAAAGGTGGAAAAGCAATCAAGATTGGTGAAGGAAGCCAATTATATCAAATGTACAATGCTGTAAAACTGAAAAATCAAACAGTTTTAGATCCAAACAATTGGTATACGATCGAAAATCTGTATTTCCAAAGTGGTTCGAGTGATTTAAAACCTGGTTCGGACGCTCAGTTGACTAATTTAGCAGAAATTTTAAATGCCTATCCTGATCTGAAAGTAAAATTAGGAGGTTATACCGATAATACAGGAAACCCTGAAAGCAATCAGAAATTATCAAATTTAAGAGCTCAAACAGCAAAATTAAAATTATTGGAGCTCGGAATTTCATCGGACAGAATAGAAGCTGAGGGTTATGGCGCACAATATCCAGTTTGTGAAGGCAATGATACCGATGAATGTAAAGCAAAAAACAGAAGAATCGATGTAAGAGTCCTTTCTCTGTAA
- a CDS encoding inorganic pyrophosphatase: MIPNFKAHPWHGVSAGEDAPNVVNVFVEIVPSDTIKYEVDKETGYLKVDRPQKFSNIIPALYGFVPRTYCDNEVMKLAVERGATDVSMGDHDPLDICVLSSHNIHGGGLFMEAIPIGGFKMIDGGEADDKIVAVMIGDHAFGHFRDIAELPEAEVKRLMHYFLTYKNLPDEPAKCRIQEVYGAEHAKKVIIASQKDYADKFGG, encoded by the coding sequence ATGATTCCAAATTTTAAAGCACATCCATGGCATGGAGTTTCTGCAGGAGAAGATGCGCCAAATGTTGTTAATGTATTCGTGGAAATCGTTCCTTCAGATACTATTAAATATGAAGTAGATAAAGAAACAGGATATTTAAAGGTAGACAGACCTCAGAAATTCTCAAATATCATCCCGGCATTGTACGGATTTGTTCCAAGGACATATTGCGATAATGAAGTAATGAAATTAGCAGTTGAAAGAGGGGCTACAGACGTATCGATGGGAGATCATGATCCATTGGATATCTGTGTTTTGAGTTCTCACAATATTCACGGAGGTGGGTTGTTCATGGAAGCTATTCCAATCGGAGGTTTCAAAATGATCGACGGAGGTGAGGCAGATGATAAAATTGTTGCAGTAATGATCGGTGACCATGCTTTCGGACATTTCAGAGATATTGCTGAATTACCTGAAGCTGAAGTGAAACGATTAATGCACTATTTCTTAACGTACAAAAACTTACCGGATGAGCCTGCAAAATGTAGAATTCAAGAGGTTTATGGAGCTGAACACGCTAAGAAAGTTATCATTGCATCTCAGAAAGATTACGCAGATAAATTCGGAGGATAA